A single window of Deinococcus sp. Leaf326 DNA harbors:
- the mutS gene encoding DNA mismatch repair protein MutS, whose product MVAAQVLKGTGSGALPPMLEQYVRMRDEVAAQLPHAILLFQVGDFYETFGEDAERAARMLGIALTHKSSRDFSTPMAGVPLRALDQNVERLLAAGVCVAVADQVEEAGSGLVERKVTHLLTPGTVTEERHLSADENYLAAVATGDGYALALLDVSTGEFRCAAFHTRSALYDELARCRAREVLLAPEMSGNAALLADFQTRFPVMLSPANFDEAVGRAELRAVLSEVPGSLNSAALVRACGAVLGYARLTQQGRLEMVRRVVRFEPGAHMRLSDAAVRALELFVPQSPQGVTLMDVLCQTRTAGGKRRLRAWLRAPLLDDLSIRARLGGVEALTRAPDLRGGVRSLLYRAHDLERLAARVATRRATPREVAALARTLDLLPEVVALLAAQDGLLGTVRARLGGLPEVVTRIRAALVDDPPIRVGDGGLIRDGFHEELDGLRREALGHREWLAHLELSERERTGIGSLKVGYNNVFGYYLEVTGAHLGKVPADYRQIATLKDRARFTRPDLREREREIARLEAAAGRLELEVFTELRDSLAAHAEALGEAAGALSDLDVLAGLAELATEHGWVRPVTRAAGEDARLTQARHPVVEGATGGRFVPNDADLGRGRHVLLLTGPNMAGKSTYLRTVAICALLHQIGSFVPAVSAELPIYDAVHTRIGASDDLAGGRSTFMVEMSELAGILHGATARSLVILDEVGRGTSTLDGLAIAQAALEHLHATGAHTLFATHYFELTRLEGDYPGLVNLHVAAEEDEAAGGLTFYHQVVPGAARQSYGVEVARLAGLPAPVTGRAARLLGALNTQGDDARLRRDLAALDLGRLTPLEALELLHRWQRGLLSGE is encoded by the coding sequence ATGGTGGCGGCGCAGGTCTTGAAAGGAACGGGGTCGGGCGCCTTGCCGCCGATGCTCGAACAGTACGTGCGGATGCGGGACGAGGTGGCGGCGCAGCTTCCGCACGCCATCTTGCTGTTTCAGGTGGGGGACTTCTACGAGACCTTCGGGGAGGACGCCGAGCGCGCCGCCCGGATGCTGGGGATCGCCCTGACGCACAAGAGCAGCCGGGACTTCTCGACGCCGATGGCCGGCGTGCCGCTGCGCGCACTGGACCAGAACGTCGAGCGGCTGCTGGCGGCCGGGGTGTGCGTGGCCGTCGCCGATCAGGTCGAGGAAGCGGGGTCGGGCCTCGTCGAGCGCAAGGTCACGCACCTGTTGACCCCCGGCACCGTGACCGAGGAGCGGCACCTGAGCGCCGACGAGAACTATCTCGCGGCGGTGGCGACCGGCGACGGCTACGCGCTGGCGCTGCTTGACGTGTCGACCGGCGAGTTCCGCTGCGCCGCCTTCCACACCCGCTCGGCGCTGTACGACGAACTGGCCCGCTGCCGCGCCCGCGAGGTGCTGCTGGCGCCCGAGATGTCGGGCAACGCCGCGCTGCTGGCCGACTTCCAGACCCGCTTTCCGGTGATGCTCTCGCCGGCCAACTTCGACGAGGCGGTGGGCCGCGCCGAGCTCAGGGCCGTGCTCAGCGAGGTGCCGGGGTCGCTGAACTCAGCTGCGCTCGTGCGGGCCTGCGGGGCGGTGCTGGGCTACGCCCGGTTGACGCAGCAGGGAAGGCTGGAAATGGTACGCCGGGTGGTGCGTTTCGAGCCCGGCGCGCACATGCGCCTGAGCGACGCGGCGGTACGCGCCCTGGAACTGTTCGTGCCCCAGTCGCCGCAGGGCGTGACATTGATGGACGTGCTGTGCCAGACCCGCACGGCGGGCGGCAAGCGGCGGCTGCGGGCGTGGCTGCGCGCGCCGCTGCTCGACGACCTGAGCATCCGCGCGCGGCTGGGCGGCGTCGAGGCCCTGACCCGCGCGCCCGACCTGCGCGGCGGCGTGCGGTCGCTGCTGTACCGCGCCCACGATCTCGAACGCCTCGCCGCGCGGGTTGCCACCCGCCGCGCCACCCCGCGCGAGGTCGCCGCACTGGCCCGCACCCTGGACCTGCTGCCCGAGGTGGTGGCCCTGCTCGCGGCCCAGGACGGCCTGCTGGGCACCGTGCGCGCCCGCCTGGGCGGCCTGCCCGAGGTCGTGACCCGGATCCGCGCCGCGCTGGTGGACGACCCGCCCATCCGTGTGGGCGACGGCGGCCTGATCCGTGACGGCTTTCATGAGGAACTCGACGGCCTGCGCCGCGAGGCTCTGGGCCACCGCGAGTGGCTGGCGCACCTGGAACTCAGCGAGCGCGAGCGCACCGGCATCGGCAGCTTGAAGGTCGGGTACAACAACGTCTTCGGCTACTACCTGGAGGTCACGGGCGCGCATCTGGGCAAGGTGCCCGCCGATTACCGCCAGATCGCCACCCTCAAGGACCGCGCCCGCTTTACCCGCCCCGACCTGCGCGAGCGCGAGCGCGAGATCGCCCGGCTGGAGGCGGCGGCGGGCCGGCTGGAGCTGGAGGTGTTTACCGAACTGCGCGACAGCCTCGCGGCCCACGCCGAGGCGCTGGGCGAGGCAGCCGGCGCCCTGAGCGACCTCGACGTGCTCGCCGGGCTGGCCGAACTGGCGACCGAACATGGCTGGGTGCGGCCGGTCACGCGGGCGGCGGGCGAGGACGCGCGGCTGACCCAGGCGCGGCACCCAGTGGTCGAGGGGGCGACCGGCGGGCGGTTCGTGCCCAACGACGCCGACCTCGGGCGCGGGCGGCACGTGCTGCTGCTCACCGGACCGAACATGGCGGGCAAGAGCACCTACCTGCGCACCGTCGCCATCTGCGCGCTGCTGCACCAGATCGGGTCGTTCGTGCCGGCCGTCAGTGCCGAGCTGCCCATCTACGACGCCGTGCATACCCGCATCGGCGCGTCGGACGACCTCGCGGGGGGGCGCAGCACCTTCATGGTCGAGATGTCCGAACTCGCGGGCATCCTGCACGGCGCGACTGCGCGCAGCCTCGTGATCCTTGACGAGGTGGGGCGCGGCACCTCGACCCTCGACGGCCTCGCCATCGCGCAGGCGGCCCTGGAACACCTGCACGCGACCGGCGCCCACACACTGTTCGCCACGCACTACTTCGAGCTGACGCGGCTGGAGGGCGACTACCCCGGCCTCGTGAACCTGCATGTCGCCGCCGAGGAGGACGAGGCCGCCGGGGGCCTGACCTTCTACCATCAGGTCGTGCCGGGGGCCGCCCGCCAGAGCTACGGCGTGGAGGTCGCTCGCCTCGCGGGCCTGCCCGCCCCCGTGACCGGCCGCGCCGCCCGGCTGCTCGGTGCGCTGAATACCCAGGGCGACGACGCCCGGCTGCGGCGCGACCTCGCCGCCCTGGACCTGGGCCGACTGACCCCCCTGGAAGCCCTGGAACTGCTGCACCGCTGGCAGCGCGGCCTGCTGAGCGGTGAATAA
- a CDS encoding alpha-hydroxy acid oxidase yields MTGPELSALLNLAEMEAAGRAALAQQPAALDYYVSGANDEHTLRANRADYARVRLRPRVLVDVSHTDLSTTVLGLPVSLPVGISPSAMHGLAHPDGEAATARAVAGAGSLMGLSTMSHRPLEEVAGAAQGRLWFQLYLYRDRELSRELVLRAEAAGARALVLTVDAPRLGRREPILRRPLHLPPGVTLPNVGARRPGTEHLSELAHFDSLLDTSLSWRDLDWLAGVTRLPIVLKGILTAEDAALAVAHGAHVWVSNHGGRQLDTAVSALEALPEIAQAVAGEREIYLDGGVTRGTDVLKALALGARAVFLGRAAFWGLALAGEAGVRHTLELLRAELHLAMALCGKTSLDELGPDLLNMPADWSRDR; encoded by the coding sequence ATGACCGGACCCGAACTCTCGGCCCTGCTCAATCTCGCGGAAATGGAGGCTGCCGGGCGCGCGGCGCTCGCGCAGCAGCCCGCCGCACTGGACTACTACGTCAGCGGCGCGAACGACGAGCACACCCTGCGCGCCAACCGCGCCGACTACGCGCGCGTGCGCCTGCGGCCCCGCGTGCTCGTGGACGTGTCGCACACCGACCTCTCGACCACGGTGCTGGGGCTGCCCGTCTCGCTGCCGGTGGGTATCTCTCCGAGCGCCATGCACGGGCTGGCCCACCCGGACGGCGAGGCCGCGACCGCCCGCGCGGTGGCCGGGGCCGGGTCCCTGATGGGCCTGAGCACCATGAGCCACCGCCCGCTGGAGGAGGTCGCGGGGGCGGCGCAGGGACGGCTGTGGTTCCAGCTCTACTTGTACCGCGACCGCGAGCTGAGCCGCGAACTCGTCCTGCGGGCCGAGGCGGCGGGCGCGCGGGCCCTGGTCCTCACGGTGGACGCGCCCCGGCTGGGCCGCCGCGAACCCATCCTGCGCCGACCCCTCCACCTGCCGCCGGGGGTCACGCTGCCCAACGTGGGCGCGCGGCGACCCGGCACCGAGCACCTCTCGGAACTGGCGCACTTCGACAGCCTGCTCGACACCTCGTTGAGCTGGCGGGACCTCGACTGGCTCGCGGGCGTGACCCGGCTGCCCATCGTCCTCAAGGGCATCCTGACAGCCGAGGACGCCGCGCTGGCCGTGGCCCACGGCGCGCACGTCTGGGTCAGCAACCATGGGGGGCGACAGCTCGACACGGCCGTCTCGGCCCTCGAAGCCCTGCCCGAGATCGCGCAGGCCGTGGCGGGCGAGCGAGAGATCTACCTCGACGGCGGCGTCACACGTGGCACCGACGTGCTCAAGGCGCTGGCCCTGGGAGCGCGGGCAGTCTTTCTGGGGCGCGCTGCCTTCTGGGGGCTGGCGCTGGCTGGCGAGGCGGGCGTGCGCCACACGCTCGAACTCCTGCGCGCCGAGCTGCATCTGGCGATGGCGCTGTGCGGCAAGACGAGCCTGGACGAGCTCGGCCCCGACCTGCTGAACATGCCCGCCGACTGGAGCAGAGACCGGTAG
- a CDS encoding PLP-dependent aminotransferase family protein, translating to MLKTAQTTLTAGVIELGVGHPSLEMLPLNEMREAAAHRFAQADPSFLQYGAEWGDGHLRRELAAFLARGYGLPVHEADLFISGGVSQALGLICEMFTRPGDTVIVEDPTYFLALDIFRDHDLNIVPAPLDAHGLRLDVLAELVAQYRPRLVYTIPTHQNPTGTTLSAARREELVRLAQAHDFLVVADEVYHLLTYGAPPPPAFSAHVGTGHVLSLGSFSKILAPGTRLGWIHGHPERLDTLARNGVVASGGGFSPLGGGVIRSLLELGTLESYLAGLRRTFGERAGVLCSALDELRPLGVEFTRPQGGYFVWLTLPPGVQSAELLAVAVEEGVRFQPGNRFSPAGTQGAHARLCFAYYEPAELREGAARLGRALRRYLT from the coding sequence ATGCTGAAAACTGCCCAGACCACCCTGACCGCAGGCGTCATCGAACTCGGCGTGGGACACCCCAGCCTGGAGATGCTGCCCCTGAACGAGATGCGGGAGGCCGCCGCGCACCGCTTTGCTCAGGCCGACCCCAGCTTCCTGCAATACGGCGCCGAGTGGGGCGACGGCCACCTGCGCCGCGAACTCGCCGCCTTCCTGGCACGCGGCTACGGCCTGCCGGTCCACGAGGCCGACCTGTTCATCTCCGGCGGCGTCTCGCAGGCGCTGGGCCTGATCTGCGAGATGTTCACCCGGCCCGGCGACACGGTGATCGTCGAGGACCCCACCTACTTCCTGGCGCTGGACATCTTCCGGGACCACGACCTGAACATCGTGCCCGCACCGCTGGACGCTCACGGCCTGCGCCTGGACGTGCTGGCCGAACTGGTTGCCCAATACCGGCCCCGGCTGGTGTATACCATCCCCACCCACCAGAACCCCACCGGTACGACCCTCAGCGCGGCGCGGCGGGAAGAGCTCGTGCGCTTGGCGCAGGCCCACGACTTTCTCGTGGTGGCCGACGAGGTCTACCACCTGCTGACCTACGGCGCGCCGCCGCCGCCTGCCTTCTCGGCCCACGTCGGCACCGGGCACGTCCTGAGCCTGGGGTCCTTCTCCAAGATCCTGGCCCCCGGCACCCGCCTGGGCTGGATTCACGGGCACCCGGAGCGCCTGGACACCCTGGCCCGCAACGGCGTGGTCGCCAGCGGCGGGGGCTTCAGCCCGCTGGGCGGCGGAGTGATCCGCAGCCTGCTGGAACTCGGCACGCTGGAGAGCTACCTCGCGGGGCTGCGGCGCACCTTCGGGGAGCGCGCCGGGGTGCTGTGCAGCGCGCTCGACGAGTTGCGCCCGCTGGGAGTGGAGTTCACGCGGCCCCAGGGCGGGTATTTCGTGTGGCTCACGCTGCCGCCGGGCGTCCAGAGCGCCGAACTGCTGGCGGTGGCGGTCGAGGAGGGCGTGCGCTTCCAGCCGGGCAACCGCTTCTCGCCGGCCGGGACCCAGGGCGCCCACGCGCGGCTGTGCTTCGCCTACTACGAGCCCGCCGAGCTGCGCGAGGGCGCGGCGCGGCTGGGCCGGGCCCTGCGGAGGTACCTGACATGA